Genomic window (Phragmites australis chromosome 21, lpPhrAust1.1, whole genome shotgun sequence):
CCCAATACTTTGTCGCTTTGGCCAACAGAGTGCCCAGCGGAAAAGATCAAATCTCCATGGTTCGGAGTGGTACTATGTATCATTATGGTGGCCGGCAAGCCAGAGGGGACACTGCAGGAGAGTTGCTCCCAATGAATATGAACAACTACTAATGATACAGATATGGATGTTAAAATCTAATTTAGATTCAGTGTCTaattcgataaaaaaaaatttagacataCAAAATACAACTCATAATCTGACatgggtgtcggaatccgattcgaatttaggattttcaatttAAAAAATGAAGACGGATGTCCAAATAACACTGACAGCCACCCCTCCAAATTGGTTGTTCGCATTTCCTCTTGCATATTATATGCATTACCTGCCGGTTCATAAAACATAGACATACCCTGGTTTTCTACGTTAGACATATTTTTGCGTTTCTTCGTTTCCATATCTTCCATGTCTTTGTCTTGGTCAGAGCCGTTCTTCAGGTTTTGGTCACTGTGATCATCATGGACTATTTGCTATGTTTCCAAGAATATTTAGTTTTCCCTATCTTTTGTTTGGCCAATATAATGAATCCTATGGATTAACACCTTTTGTATTGGTAGATATTATGTTGTAATATTAATTGATGTATGATTATAATACTATTCTATTATAATCTATATGTATTAGATATTGATGTAGAGACTCATACATAAGACACGATTATAAATTGGGGTTTGATAGCCACCGTACTGGTAGTAGCACACAGTATGACAATGATAGGGCATACATGGCCCAACCTCGGAGTAAGGTTGCAATCGAATCGGGTTTAATTAGACACTAGGAAGAGAGGCGCGCTACGCTGCGCCCGTTATAATACTTAATCAGAGCTTTGCCTTCAGGTTTGAAAACGTGGGTACAATCGTCAGAACGGGTGAATGTTAGGTCTCGAAGAACAATTATTGGCAACGTGCATCAATCGTAATGCATTGTACACGCATGAGCGGCCATTGTAGATAGAGTAGAACAGTTCAGTCATAGTCTAAGTATACCAAGCCTGATAGTCTAGCATAAGTAGCTAAGGCATGTTCAAAGGTTAACCATATCAAGCTTGATGTTTTAGCGCAAGCATTGAAGCAACGCCGTTTTGTTTTATCATGGCGTTGCACAACGTAAAATATTTACAGCATGATGTTTGTCGGTACAATATTTCGGTGCAGATATTAGTGCGGTGATACATATTACTGGCATGTCCTAAAATACATAGTAGGTCCTATGGCAATGTAGGCTAGGGTGCAAACAACCGCAAAAGGTGTGGCTTAGTAATAGATGGAGATGCCTTCTTATAGTGTGCTGCGCTGAGAGGATTGAACGGGTAGCATTTGCAGCTGTGTTGTCTACATTTTATAGGAGGACATATTCAAAATTGCAAAAGGAGGTCTTCATCACTAAGTTAGCTGACCTGTGCATATGAGAAGATGAAGATATGTATATTATCACTGCCTTGCCATGAAATGTGTAGTATGCAAAAATATTGATGCTATGTTTTGGTTGTTCATTAGAGATTACCTAGGTTTCCTCTGGTAAGTCATCGAGGATGAGCTTCCTTACTGTTGAACGTTTGGTTATAGTACGCTCATCACTAAAAGTTTTTCATTAAGATGTTTTTTTTCAGTGTATGAGTACCTGTGCTAGTATGTGATCATAGTTGTATGAACTGGATTTGTACCTGCTTGAGTCGGCATTTTTTCCTTGTTCATTGGCTTGAGGAGATCGAGGTCGTTTGTGAGTAGCAATAGCAGGGTGATCTGTCTGTTTGCAAAGAGAGAAGTAGAGGTGAATAGAATTGAAGAATAAAAAGGATTGGGTTGCCTTGTTTTTGTTGAAGAAGGTTTGCATCTGGGTCAATAGGGGAAATCATTTACCTCTAGGTTAGGCGGTGTTTGCATCGGAGGCGGGgttaatgatgatgatgtctcCTGTATCAGAGAGTTCAATGGTTGTGGTACATCAGTGACTATTGTGCAATTGGAAATGATATGTTTGAGAAAAGAAGGGGGAACAAACTTTAGGCGGCGTTATTTCGGTTGCCTTTTGGGAAGATGAACCTCCAGCCTGTCCTTGAGCATTAGTTAATATTGAGGGAGCAGTGGGTTGTTCCTGCAGGGTTGCTACAGGAATAGTTCTGTTGTTAATATGGTGAATGGAATGCAAAATATTGGTCAATAATCAGGAAATAGAGATGGTGATAGTGTGGGATTACATGGAAGTATTGGTAGAGGCTGAGTGATTAGGAGATTGCCAACATTGACAATGCCGTCAACTTGATAAGAGAGGTTTGGCCTTTGAAGGGCTCCAGGAGAAACACTAATGCGTAATCTGAATTCCCTTCCATAGAGTCTTGTTATTTGTGGTGGAACGAAGCCCTCTACGCCTCCACTTGATGCAATTAGGGCGTCGACTGGCATTCCTATTATTTCTTCACCGACGGGACCAAAGAAGACCAATTCAATAGATGGTGGGTTGGGGTCATTGATTGGCATTGCTGGATCAGTGGCGATAACAGCAAGGCGATATCTGTGATGAACATCATGGAACAGGAAGGATCAAATTGTAATGTATCAATCTATATAGATATATCATAGATATAATCTTGTAGATGACAATAAATTTTAGGAATGAGAACCTGGGTTCCCCATCTGTGCTGGGACATTTTATGCATGTGCATTTATATCTATTGCCATGAGCTTGGATTGTTTTGTTGCATCTTTGACAGGCCAAATACCACCAGGATTGGTTGCGCAATAAATTCTTCATTTTAATAGTTGCAATGTATCTGTTGCACTGGGGAAAGCAAAGAGGAAATAATATTCAGAGCCATGGTAAATGTATATTGAATGCATTAGTAATATAATGGCTTACATAGATAGTATGTGGGTTTGTCAACATTGCCAAATCTGTAACAGTGGTTTCAATTGGCCCAATCTGCGATGGTGCTGGACCATGCCAGATTGGCTGTCGTAGCCCATGTGGATAGCTAGACACGTAGAGGATTAATGGACAAAAAGATCAGGCATGAAGGaatttcatattttatatggagtGAATTTATTAAACCTGTCATGGAGGGCAGCGGCTTCTGGCAGGTCAGGGTTTAAATACCATCTGCATATTGTGGACCCTTGAAGTGATAATTTTCCTAGATATTATACATGAAGAGCATTAAAAGAGGCACATTGGATATGCATATTGGAACATATCTGCATACAGGAAGGATATACTTACCTTCATGCCATGCACATGTTACAACGACAAAGAGAAAAACCAGAGTTTTGGTTTTAGCTATTTCCATATACTGCTCATCATTGAAGTCATAGGCATGCTGGTTCCACAAAGCGACGCGAATAGTTTCTCTACAGGATATAATTAGTAAAAAGATGAGGTAATGAAGGGAATCAACGGTTAATTTTGTACTTGGTTTCTACTGCTAATATAGGTAGTTACAATAAGTAAATGCTGTAATATTTAGTGAGTAGGTACCTCCCGTCTGATATGTAAATGTTTCTGAGTGGTTTAACGCCATTCTTCGTATTTTGTTGCATGATACGTGTGCACCCTTCAAAAATCCCAATAGCATCTATGTTGCATAATGTGTTAATAGCAGTAGGTAATGAAGTAGAATAAATTTAGACTTTGCAAAGTAAGCGAAAGCATGGAATGGCAGAATAAAGATTCAGAATGTTGTATATGAGGCAATGTCTCATTTATCAATACCTGATGAAAATTCTTGCACACCCACTCTTTCACGAAGTTCAGCGAACGATGCTATTTTACATGCATACATTGGAAATGTGTCCGGCACAGGATTCACTTCGACCACTCTTGTATATTTTGTGAACCGCATCATGTATTCATGATCAACAGGTCGGTACATTGTACGGGCAGGACGTACTTGAAAATATTGGATATAGTAAACGGAATTTTCTTTTAGAATTGGCTTAAATTGTTGAACCCAATTTTCGGGGATCTGGCCTTCCATGGCAGTTCCCTGGACATCATCAGATAACATAGGTGAACTGGGGGGAGAATGAGAAAAATGTATCAGGACAAAATTTATGAACCTGTTCATCAAGAAGTATGAGATCAAGCCTTAGGACTTTAGCCGGTTGAGCTTTGTCGGCATACTCAGAGAATCGGAGTACCCTTGTTCTGACTTGCCAATTATGTGAGTCGGATGTCACGTCTTTGAGAAGCGAGTATTGCATCCTGCACATATAAAACAGGGTGTCAATTAAAGTAGCACAATATGATACGAAGCATTAAAAGATAGGAGTGTAGGAGTGGCATGATAGTTGGAGAGAAACGAAGGTAACGCTGACAATAGAAGCTAATGCAAATGGGAAAGTCGAAAGGTTGTATAGGTTTTGGAATGAAAGCAGTGAAAAGAATAAGGAACCCAAAGGATGAACTAAAGTATTGAAAGGGCACAAAATTTAGAACCCAAAGTATAGCACAGAAGGAAGCAAAGGAATGTAAAATGAATGATGAAATGAACATAGAATGTAAGTGTAACATTACACAGGGTCAATCAATGGAGCACAATATGATAAGTGATGCATTAAAAGGTATGGGTGGGCTCATACTTAGAGAGAAACAAAGGTGATGTTGGCATTAGAAGGCAATATGAATGGGAAAGTCGAAAGGATGTATAGTTCTTAGAATAAAAGCAGTAAAAAGAATAAGGTAACGAGAGTAA
Coding sequences:
- the LOC133902895 gene encoding replication protein A 70 kDa DNA-binding subunit B-like, whose protein sequence is MQYSLLKDVTSDSHNWQVRTRVLRFSEYADKAQPAKVLRLDLILLDEQGTAMEGQIPENWVQQFKPILKENSVYYIQYFQVRPARTMYRPVDHEYMMRFTKYTRVVEVNPVPDTFPMYACKIASFAELRERVGVQEFSSDAIGIFEGCTRIMQQNTKNGVKPLRNIYISDGRETIRVALWNQHAYDFNDEQYMEIAKTKTLVFLFVVVTCAWHEGKLSLQGSTICRWYLNPDLPEAAALHDSYPHGLRQPIWHGPAPSQIGPIETTVTDLAMLTNPHTIYCNRYIATIKMKNLLRNQSWWYLACQRCNKTIQAHGNRYKCTCIKCPSTDGEPRYRLAVIATDPAMPINDPNPPSIELVFFGPVGEEIIGMPVDALIASSGGVEGFVPPQITRLYGREFRLRISVSPGALQRPNLSYQVDGIVNVGNLLITQPLPILPSTLQEQPTAPSILTNAQGQAGGSSSQKATEITPPKETSSSLTPPPMQTPPNLETDHPAIATHKRPRSPQANEQGKNADSSSDERTITKRSTVRKLILDDLPEET